The following proteins are encoded in a genomic region of Bradyrhizobium sp. SK17:
- a CDS encoding ribonuclease D yields the protein MTIRLHRGDLPDLSRYTDSVAIDTETMGLHPHRDRLCVVQMSNGDGTADVIQIPKGHTDAPNLKALLANPAITKIFHFARFDVAVLYNTFGVMPAPVYCTKIASRLSRTYTDRHGLKDLVREVLNVELSKQQQSSDWGAQSLSEAQLAYAASDVLHLHALRDKLNVMLAREGRTELAQACFDFLPTRARLDLDGWEAEDIFAHS from the coding sequence ATGACCATCCGCCTGCATCGCGGCGACCTGCCCGATCTCTCGCGCTACACCGATTCCGTTGCGATCGACACCGAGACCATGGGGCTGCATCCGCATCGCGACCGGCTCTGCGTGGTGCAGATGTCGAACGGCGACGGCACCGCCGACGTGATCCAGATTCCGAAGGGTCACACCGATGCGCCGAACCTGAAGGCGCTGCTCGCCAATCCTGCGATCACCAAGATCTTCCATTTCGCGCGCTTCGACGTCGCGGTGCTCTACAACACTTTCGGCGTGATGCCGGCGCCGGTCTATTGCACCAAGATCGCGTCGCGGCTGTCGCGCACCTATACCGACCGCCACGGCCTGAAGGATCTGGTGCGCGAGGTGCTGAACGTCGAATTGTCGAAGCAGCAGCAGTCGAGTGACTGGGGCGCGCAAAGCCTCAGCGAGGCCCAGCTCGCCTATGCCGCCTCCGACGTGCTGCACCTGCACGCGCTGCGCGACAAGCTGAACGTCATGCTGGCGCGCGAGGGACGCACCGAGCTGGCGCAGGCCTGCTTCGATTTCCTGCCGACACGGGCCAGGCTGGACCTCGATGGCTGGGAAGCCGAGGACATCTTCGCCCATTCGTGA
- a CDS encoding autotransporter outer membrane beta-barrel domain-containing protein codes for MVSSRLAAILSCTLGGGYLLSASQALAACDNLAPVSGQTVTCSTAAPNPSPAGVQAAAGSSNVTVSVLQGAGITPGAGATAVGLVTGSTATNNGTLTISGGGTGIFGSGDGNVFTNGASGVITTSGAGSNAIADSGNGNTLVNNGTITTQNGASRGLAITGLSPSSGNTLINTGTITTQGPQSHGLYVQTGDNSTFNNSGTITTAGAGARAIYSVGQLANITNTGTLLTTGGPASGIANNTVFMQGNGAVLTNSGTIEARGVNSDGVFSNTVGSSFTATIQNLAGGQIISQAGPAIRTLNGVTTIVNAGLIAGNSGSAIAGGNGNMTLVLQTGSQIVGLADGGSGNNQVRLQGSGTADNAFTRFQTLTMEGSDWTWAGTGTFANTFINSGTLTLQTSLTGNVSIAAGTSLQAGNGANPSITPFPGGPPITVTNAGVINLTNGGAVAANSLTIVGNYVGNGGGLYLHSVLGSDGSPSDRLVISGGNASGTTAMTVINAGGAGAQTTADGILVVQAINGGTTSAAAFGLSNAVVAGAHEYMLFRGGVSAGSADNWYLRSELLPGTNPPVPPVPPVPPPPGVTPPPLPPDPVTPTPPPDGSEPIQLYRPEAAVYSALPQVAQKLGLATLGTFHQRQGDQALLTSSGDQPAAWARAYGSHSSQSWAGTVSPSFDGTMAGVQVGVDILRFQSAPEHHDRAGFFYAYGWANGTVNGFALGMNDIRTGTLSIDSQNIGGYWTHIGPSGWYVDAVLMGSFYGASPQSDRQVGARVSGTGVAASLEAGVPIPLNRFFAIEPQAQLIWQRQAFDSFNDIFSSVAPGSADTLTGRLGVRIPSTFTVGTAELRPYLEANLWHTAANDRSIAFATTDLIGVQSRGTAVEIGAGVSAQINRAVSAYASAGYTTSVDSTHREDITGRFGLRVSWQ; via the coding sequence ATGGTTTCATCGCGGCTCGCGGCGATCCTGTCGTGCACTCTGGGTGGCGGTTATCTCCTGTCGGCCTCGCAGGCGCTTGCCGCTTGCGACAATCTCGCGCCGGTGAGCGGTCAGACGGTGACCTGCTCGACCGCGGCACCAAACCCCTCCCCCGCAGGCGTGCAGGCCGCGGCCGGCAGCTCGAACGTCACGGTGAGCGTGTTGCAGGGCGCGGGTATCACGCCCGGCGCGGGTGCAACCGCCGTCGGCCTCGTCACCGGCAGCACCGCCACCAACAACGGCACGCTGACCATCAGCGGCGGCGGCACTGGAATCTTCGGCAGCGGTGACGGCAATGTCTTCACCAACGGCGCGTCGGGCGTGATCACGACCAGCGGCGCCGGCAGCAATGCCATCGCCGACAGCGGCAACGGCAATACGCTGGTGAACAACGGCACCATCACGACGCAGAACGGCGCCTCGCGCGGCCTCGCCATCACCGGTCTCTCGCCGAGCAGCGGCAACACGCTGATCAACACCGGAACGATAACTACCCAGGGACCGCAGTCGCACGGGCTCTACGTGCAGACCGGCGACAACAGCACGTTTAACAACAGCGGCACCATCACGACGGCGGGCGCGGGCGCGCGTGCGATCTATTCGGTCGGCCAACTCGCCAACATCACAAACACGGGCACGCTGCTCACCACCGGCGGCCCTGCGAGCGGGATCGCGAACAACACCGTCTTCATGCAGGGCAATGGCGCCGTCCTGACCAACAGCGGGACCATCGAGGCGCGCGGCGTCAACTCCGACGGCGTATTCTCCAACACCGTGGGATCTTCGTTTACCGCGACGATCCAGAACCTCGCCGGTGGCCAGATCATCAGCCAAGCGGGCCCTGCGATCCGCACGCTCAACGGCGTCACCACCATCGTCAATGCCGGCCTGATCGCCGGCAACAGCGGCAGCGCGATCGCGGGCGGCAACGGCAATATGACGCTCGTCTTGCAGACCGGCTCGCAGATCGTCGGCCTCGCCGATGGCGGCAGCGGCAACAATCAGGTCCGTCTGCAGGGCAGCGGCACAGCCGACAATGCGTTCACGCGCTTCCAGACGCTGACGATGGAAGGCAGCGACTGGACTTGGGCAGGCACCGGCACCTTCGCCAACACCTTCATCAACAGCGGCACGCTGACGCTACAGACCTCGCTGACCGGCAATGTGTCGATTGCGGCCGGCACCAGCCTTCAGGCGGGCAACGGCGCGAATCCGTCGATTACGCCGTTTCCGGGCGGACCGCCGATCACCGTTACCAATGCCGGCGTCATCAACCTCACCAATGGCGGTGCCGTGGCGGCGAACAGCCTGACCATCGTCGGCAACTATGTCGGCAACGGCGGCGGCCTTTATCTGCACAGCGTGCTCGGCAGCGATGGTTCGCCATCGGATCGGCTCGTGATCTCCGGCGGCAATGCCTCGGGCACGACGGCGATGACCGTGATCAATGCCGGCGGCGCCGGCGCGCAGACCACCGCCGACGGCATCCTGGTGGTGCAGGCGATCAACGGCGGCACCACGTCCGCCGCCGCGTTCGGTCTCTCCAATGCGGTGGTTGCGGGCGCGCACGAATACATGTTGTTCCGAGGCGGCGTATCGGCCGGCAGCGCCGACAACTGGTATCTGCGCTCGGAATTGCTGCCGGGTACCAACCCGCCGGTGCCGCCCGTTCCGCCGGTCCCGCCGCCTCCCGGCGTGACGCCGCCGCCGCTCCCTCCCGATCCCGTGACGCCAACACCGCCGCCGGATGGCTCGGAGCCGATCCAGCTCTATCGGCCTGAAGCCGCGGTCTATTCGGCGCTGCCGCAGGTGGCGCAGAAACTCGGGCTCGCGACGCTCGGCACCTTCCATCAGCGCCAGGGCGATCAGGCCCTGCTCACCAGCAGCGGTGACCAGCCGGCCGCATGGGCGCGCGCATATGGCTCGCACAGCTCGCAAAGCTGGGCCGGCACGGTCAGCCCTTCGTTCGACGGCACCATGGCCGGCGTGCAGGTCGGCGTCGACATCCTGCGCTTTCAGTCCGCGCCGGAGCATCATGATCGTGCCGGCTTCTTCTATGCCTATGGCTGGGCCAACGGCACCGTCAATGGCTTCGCGCTCGGCATGAACGACATCCGCACCGGCACGCTCTCGATCGACAGCCAGAACATCGGCGGCTACTGGACCCATATCGGTCCGTCGGGCTGGTACGTCGACGCGGTGCTGATGGGCAGCTTTTATGGTGCAAGCCCGCAATCGGATCGCCAGGTCGGTGCGCGGGTGTCCGGCACCGGCGTCGCGGCGTCGCTCGAAGCCGGCGTGCCGATTCCGCTGAATCGCTTCTTCGCGATCGAGCCGCAGGCGCAACTGATCTGGCAACGCCAGGCGTTCGACAGCTTCAACGACATCTTCTCCAGCGTGGCGCCCGGCAGCGCCGATACGCTGACCGGCCGGCTCGGCGTGCGCATTCCGTCGACCTTCACCGTCGGCACTGCCGAATTGCGTCCCTATCTCGAGGCCAATCTCTGGCACACCGCCGCGAACGATCGCAGCATCGCCTTCGCCACCACCGACCTGATCGGCGTGCAGAGCCGCGGCACCGCCGTCGAGATCGGCGCCGGCGTCTCCGCGCAGATCAATCGCGCGGTCAGCGCCTATGCGAGCGCGGGCTACACCACCTCGGTGGACAGCACCCATCGCGAGGACATCACCGGGCGGTTTGGCCTCCGGGTCAGCTGGCAATAG
- a CDS encoding MFS transporter produces MSEQTIAAPIDDQQVRGFTRYQSFLIALLAFTQFNLILDFIIMSPLGAILMPSLNITAGQFGVAVSAYAFAAGISGILAAGFADRFDRKRLLLFFYVGFMSGTVLCALAQNFHVLLLGRIVTGLFGGVIGSVVLAIVTDLFPLQQRGRAMGVLQTAFAASQVLGVPAGLFLANHWNWHICFVAIVGLSIVAIAAIVLFMEPVDGHLKLQHDGNPFRHLIATVGQPRYTLAFLVTTLLATGGFMLMPFGSAFTVHNLGIDITHLPTIYLVSGLFSIIMGPLVGRAADRFGKYPTFVFGCVVTVIMVLTYTNLGHVSLLTAIVVNVLMFVGIFSRMIPSQALMSAIPDASQRGSFSAVSASVQQLSGGLGSVVAAAIVAENPDGSLLHFDRIGYVVVASSLFSMIAMYFVQKPIARRAGRRIV; encoded by the coding sequence ATGTCGGAACAGACCATCGCCGCGCCGATCGACGATCAGCAGGTGCGCGGCTTCACGCGCTATCAATCGTTCCTGATCGCGCTGCTCGCCTTCACGCAGTTCAATTTGATCCTCGACTTCATCATCATGTCGCCGCTCGGCGCCATCCTGATGCCGTCGCTCAACATCACGGCCGGGCAGTTCGGCGTCGCGGTCTCGGCCTATGCGTTCGCCGCCGGCATTTCCGGCATCCTCGCCGCCGGCTTCGCCGATCGCTTCGACCGCAAGCGGCTGCTGCTGTTCTTCTATGTCGGCTTCATGTCCGGCACCGTGCTATGCGCGCTGGCGCAGAATTTCCACGTGCTGTTGCTTGGCCGCATCGTCACCGGCCTGTTCGGCGGCGTGATCGGCTCCGTCGTGCTCGCCATCGTCACCGACCTGTTTCCGCTGCAACAGCGCGGCCGCGCGATGGGCGTGCTGCAAACCGCGTTCGCCGCAAGCCAGGTGCTCGGCGTCCCGGCCGGACTTTTCCTGGCCAATCACTGGAACTGGCACATCTGCTTCGTGGCCATCGTCGGCCTGTCGATCGTGGCGATCGCCGCCATTGTGCTGTTCATGGAGCCGGTCGACGGACACCTCAAGCTGCAACACGACGGCAACCCGTTCCGCCACCTGATCGCAACCGTGGGCCAGCCGCGCTACACGCTGGCCTTCCTGGTGACGACGCTGCTGGCGACCGGCGGCTTCATGCTGATGCCGTTCGGCAGCGCCTTCACCGTGCACAATCTCGGCATCGACATTACGCACCTGCCGACGATCTATCTGGTCTCCGGCCTGTTCAGCATCATCATGGGGCCATTGGTCGGCCGCGCCGCCGACAGGTTCGGCAAATATCCGACCTTCGTGTTCGGCTGCGTGGTGACCGTGATCATGGTGCTGACCTACACCAATCTCGGCCACGTCTCGCTGCTGACCGCGATCGTGGTCAACGTGCTGATGTTCGTCGGCATCTTCTCGCGCATGATCCCGTCGCAGGCGCTGATGTCGGCGATCCCCGACGCCAGCCAGCGCGGATCGTTCAGCGCTGTCTCCGCCTCGGTGCAGCAACTCTCGGGCGGACTGGGCTCGGTGGTCGCTGCCGCGATCGTCGCCGAGAACCCGGACGGCTCGCTGCTGCATTTCGACCGGATCGGCTACGTCGTCGTGGCGAGTTCGTTGTTCTCGATGATCGCGATGTACTTTGTGCAGAAGCCGATCGCGCGGCGCGCCGGGCGGCGGATCGTGTGA
- a CDS encoding MBL fold metallo-hydrolase: protein MSVSRFAVTALAAALAAIGLASSVAAQPVDHHVRVTLVGTGGPEINPTRYGYSTLIEAGGQRLLFDAGRGVVQRLYESRVNPREVTKIFLTHLHNDHIEGLPTLWITPWFLLARDKPPEVWGPPGTLKMIKGMRAMFSDVEKRGGVNGFNKIEYMDVKTTEITDGQVYDQDGLKVSAFKVSHGDGDPAVGYKIEYGHRVVVLSGDTVYSPNVVTAARGADLLVHNVVGFSDEWMARPEAEKHRAAVASKLASPEQAARAFSESKPRLAVLSHIVKKDLSGKAGDEIIVKQIRQAGYTGPMLMGEDRTVIDIDDDGVKVTPPRPTEKLPDLDNKNVKLDDVQ from the coding sequence ATGTCGGTTTCCCGCTTTGCCGTCACCGCCCTGGCGGCCGCATTGGCCGCGATCGGACTTGCATCGTCTGTTGCAGCCCAGCCGGTCGATCATCACGTGCGAGTGACGCTCGTGGGTACCGGCGGCCCCGAGATCAATCCGACACGATACGGATATTCGACGCTCATCGAAGCCGGCGGGCAGCGACTGCTCTTCGATGCGGGAAGAGGTGTCGTGCAAAGGCTCTACGAGTCTCGCGTCAATCCGCGTGAGGTCACCAAGATTTTCCTGACGCATCTCCACAACGATCACATCGAAGGATTGCCGACGTTGTGGATCACGCCATGGTTTCTACTCGCGCGTGACAAGCCGCCGGAAGTCTGGGGACCGCCAGGCACGCTCAAAATGATCAAGGGAATGCGTGCAATGTTCAGCGATGTTGAGAAGCGGGGAGGCGTCAATGGCTTCAACAAGATCGAATACATGGACGTGAAAACCACGGAGATCACCGACGGACAGGTCTATGACCAGGACGGACTGAAAGTCAGCGCCTTCAAGGTGTCGCATGGGGATGGCGATCCGGCCGTCGGTTACAAGATCGAGTACGGCCATCGCGTCGTCGTTCTGTCGGGTGACACGGTCTACAGTCCCAACGTCGTGACCGCGGCGAGAGGTGCGGACTTGCTGGTCCACAACGTTGTCGGATTCAGCGATGAATGGATGGCGCGCCCAGAGGCGGAAAAGCACCGAGCTGCGGTGGCGTCGAAGCTCGCCTCACCTGAACAGGCAGCCCGTGCATTCTCTGAATCGAAACCGCGCCTCGCCGTCCTTTCGCACATCGTGAAGAAGGATCTGTCGGGTAAGGCGGGTGACGAAATCATCGTGAAGCAAATCCGCCAGGCCGGTTACACCGGCCCGATGCTGATGGGCGAAGATCGGACGGTCATTGACATCGATGACGACGGCGTCAAAGTCACGCCGCCTCGCCCAACCGAGAAACTTCCCGACCTCGACAACAAGAATGTCAAGCTGGACGACGTTCAATGA
- a CDS encoding complex I NDUFA9 subunit family protein yields the protein MASNLDTTVTVFGGSGFLGRNVVRALCKRDYRVRVAVRRPELAGHLQPLGRVGQIHAVQANVRYPASVEAAMRDSQVAINLVGILAEGGGQSFDAVQVKGAETVAKAAAASGGRMVHVSAIGADADSLSGYFRAKAAGETAVQAALPSATIMRPSLLFGPEDQFTNRFAALARISPVLPLVGGGVNTVQPAYVADVADAVADAVDGKAKAGATYELGGPEVLTMREVMQIILEITQRDRMLMPLPFGLAKLKSYFLQFAPGPFTLTPDQVAMLRVDNVVSDAAKAAGLTFAGLGITPDSMEAVAPQYLWRFRATGQFQKKSA from the coding sequence ATGGCATCGAACCTGGACACCACAGTCACGGTCTTCGGCGGATCGGGGTTTCTGGGGCGGAACGTGGTCCGGGCGCTCTGCAAGCGCGATTACCGGGTCCGTGTTGCAGTGCGGCGGCCTGAACTGGCCGGCCATCTTCAGCCGCTCGGCCGGGTCGGGCAGATTCATGCCGTGCAGGCCAATGTGCGCTACCCGGCCTCGGTCGAGGCGGCGATGCGTGATTCGCAGGTCGCCATCAACCTGGTCGGCATCCTGGCCGAAGGCGGCGGGCAGAGTTTCGATGCCGTGCAGGTGAAGGGCGCCGAGACGGTCGCCAAGGCGGCGGCTGCGAGCGGCGGACGGATGGTCCATGTCTCGGCGATCGGGGCCGATGCGGATTCGCTGTCGGGTTATTTCCGCGCCAAGGCGGCAGGCGAGACCGCGGTGCAGGCGGCGCTGCCGTCGGCCACCATCATGCGGCCGTCGCTGCTGTTCGGACCCGAGGATCAGTTCACCAACCGCTTCGCGGCGCTGGCGCGCATCTCGCCGGTGCTGCCGCTGGTCGGCGGTGGCGTCAACACGGTGCAGCCGGCCTATGTCGCCGACGTCGCGGACGCCGTGGCTGATGCGGTCGACGGCAAGGCCAAGGCCGGCGCGACCTACGAGCTCGGCGGCCCTGAGGTGCTGACCATGCGCGAGGTGATGCAGATCATCCTCGAGATCACCCAGCGCGACCGCATGCTGATGCCGCTGCCGTTCGGCCTCGCCAAGCTCAAATCCTACTTCCTGCAATTCGCGCCGGGGCCGTTCACGTTGACGCCCGACCAGGTCGCGATGCTGCGCGTGGACAATGTGGTGTCCGACGCCGCCAAGGCCGCCGGCCTGACCTTCGCCGGCCTCGGCATCACGCCGGACTCGATGGAAGCGGTCGCTCCGCAATATCTCTGGCGGTTCCGCGCGACGGGCCAGTTCCAGAAGAAGAGCGCCTAA
- a CDS encoding undecaprenyl-diphosphate phosphatase yields the protein MMTDMLRAVILGIVEGVTEFLPVSSTGHLLLAERFFNLGEGNFWKSFAILIQLGAILAILVLYFNRLWRVALGMFSNPDDRRFVIGVLVAFLPAVVIGLIAGKYIKEFLFNPWVVCFTLIVGGAVLLWVDQLDLKVYEDDATRFPLLMYFWIGVAQCLAMVPGVSRSGASIVAAMMLGADKRSAAEFSFFLAIPTMVGAFVYDFYKNRADFTSDNLSVIAVGFVVSFITAMIVVRAFLNFVTRRGFTFFAWWRVIVGTLGLIALALGR from the coding sequence ATGATGACGGATATGCTGCGGGCGGTGATTCTCGGCATCGTCGAGGGCGTCACCGAGTTCCTGCCGGTTTCTTCGACAGGCCACCTGCTGCTCGCGGAGCGCTTCTTCAATCTCGGCGAAGGCAATTTCTGGAAGAGCTTCGCGATCCTGATCCAGCTCGGTGCGATCCTCGCGATCCTCGTGCTCTACTTCAACCGATTGTGGCGCGTCGCGCTCGGCATGTTCTCCAATCCCGACGACCGCCGTTTCGTGATCGGTGTGCTGGTGGCGTTCCTGCCGGCGGTCGTGATCGGCTTGATCGCCGGCAAATACATCAAGGAATTCCTGTTCAATCCGTGGGTGGTCTGCTTCACGCTGATCGTCGGCGGCGCCGTCCTGCTGTGGGTCGATCAGCTCGATCTGAAAGTATACGAGGACGATGCGACCCGGTTCCCGCTGCTGATGTATTTCTGGATCGGCGTCGCGCAGTGCCTGGCGATGGTCCCCGGCGTATCGCGCTCCGGTGCCAGCATCGTCGCCGCGATGATGCTCGGCGCCGACAAGCGCTCGGCGGCGGAGTTCTCGTTCTTCCTGGCGATCCCGACCATGGTCGGTGCGTTCGTCTATGACTTCTACAAGAACCGCGCCGACTTCACCTCCGACAATCTCAGCGTGATCGCGGTCGGCTTCGTGGTGTCGTTCATCACCGCGATGATCGTGGTGCGGGCGTTCCTCAACTTCGTGACCCGCCGCGGCTTCACCTTCTTCGCCTGGTGGCGCGTGATCGTCGGCACGCTCGGCCTGATCGCGCTGGCGCTGGGAAGGTAG
- a CDS encoding glutathione S-transferase family protein, which yields MYTLYHHPFCPHSRFIRLVLGEYGLDLRLVEERVWERREAFLALNPAATTPVLIAEGFPPIPGAPIIAEYVDETHGLDAGERRLLPTSSAERVEVRRLMAWFNEKFFEEASNPLVTERIYKRFMSEDNGGGPPAPDIMRAAKVNVRYHLSYIGWLAKTRNYLAGDRLTYADLAAAAHLSAIDYLGDVPWSEDDAAKSWYARVKSRPSFRPLLSEWLAGVPASRTYVDLDF from the coding sequence ATGTATACGCTGTATCATCACCCGTTCTGTCCGCATTCGCGATTCATCCGCCTCGTGCTCGGCGAGTATGGCCTCGATCTGCGCCTGGTGGAGGAACGGGTCTGGGAGCGGCGCGAGGCGTTCTTGGCACTCAATCCGGCGGCGACCACGCCGGTGCTGATCGCCGAGGGCTTTCCGCCGATTCCGGGTGCACCCATCATCGCCGAATATGTCGACGAGACGCACGGCCTCGACGCCGGCGAGCGGCGACTGTTGCCGACCTCTTCGGCCGAGCGCGTCGAGGTGCGCCGGCTGATGGCATGGTTCAACGAAAAGTTCTTCGAGGAAGCCTCCAACCCGCTGGTGACCGAGCGGATCTACAAGCGCTTCATGAGCGAGGACAATGGCGGCGGTCCGCCGGCGCCCGACATCATGCGCGCCGCCAAGGTCAATGTGCGCTATCATCTGAGCTATATCGGCTGGCTGGCGAAGACGCGGAACTATCTCGCCGGCGACCGCCTCACCTACGCGGATCTCGCCGCCGCGGCGCATCTCTCGGCGATCGACTATCTGGGCGACGTGCCATGGAGCGAGGACGACGCGGCAAAGTCGTGGTACGCGCGGGTGAAGTCCCGTCCGTCGTTCCGCCCGCTGCTCAGCGAGTGGCTGGCGGGGGTGCCGGCATCGCGCACCTATGTGGACCTCGACTTCTGA
- the queG gene encoding tRNA epoxyqueuosine(34) reductase QueG, whose product MAGGGAGIAHLCGPRLLNPAVRLSSSDLKAALQREARALGFDSIGITGPDATSEAGKYFLEFLGSGGHGDMDWLAANPERRADPRVLWDGVRSIVMLGVNYGPDDDPLKLLARWSQGAISVYAQGDDYHDVIKKRLKVLARWLATTTGDEVKVFVDTAAVMEKPLAQAAGIGWQGKHTNLVSREFGSWLFLGAIYSATELPRDEAETDHCGSCRACQEICPTAAFPAPYKLDARRCISYLTIENKGPIPHEFRKSIGNRIYGCDDCLAVCPWNKFAQEGREQKLAARDALRAPDLADLARLDDPAFRALFTRSPVKRIGRDRFIRNVLVAIGNSGDAGLAGEARRLLDDASPLVRGAAVWALSQLIERDAFAALASRAGGEPDITVQQEWRAAAAS is encoded by the coding sequence GTGGCTGGCGGGGGTGCCGGCATCGCGCACCTATGTGGACCTCGACTTCTGAACCCGGCGGTCAGGCTCTCTTCCTCCGATCTCAAGGCAGCGCTGCAACGCGAGGCGCGGGCGCTCGGCTTCGACAGTATCGGCATCACCGGGCCTGATGCGACCAGCGAGGCCGGCAAGTATTTTCTGGAGTTTCTCGGCTCCGGCGGCCATGGCGACATGGACTGGCTCGCCGCCAATCCGGAGCGCCGCGCCGATCCGCGCGTGCTGTGGGATGGCGTGCGCTCGATCGTCATGCTCGGCGTCAATTACGGGCCAGACGATGATCCGCTGAAGCTGCTCGCGCGCTGGTCGCAGGGCGCGATCTCGGTCTATGCGCAGGGCGACGACTATCACGACGTGATCAAGAAGCGGCTGAAGGTGCTGGCGCGCTGGCTTGCCACGACCACCGGCGACGAGGTGAAGGTGTTCGTCGACACCGCGGCCGTGATGGAGAAGCCGTTGGCGCAGGCGGCGGGGATCGGCTGGCAGGGCAAGCACACCAATCTCGTCTCGCGCGAATTCGGCTCCTGGCTGTTTCTCGGCGCGATCTATTCCGCGACCGAATTGCCGCGCGACGAGGCCGAGACCGACCATTGCGGCAGCTGTCGCGCCTGCCAGGAGATCTGCCCGACGGCGGCGTTTCCCGCGCCCTACAAGCTCGACGCGCGGCGCTGCATCTCGTATCTGACGATCGAGAACAAGGGACCGATCCCGCACGAATTCCGCAAGAGCATCGGCAACCGCATCTATGGCTGCGACGATTGTCTCGCGGTATGCCCGTGGAACAAATTCGCGCAAGAGGGGCGCGAGCAGAAACTCGCCGCGCGCGATGCGTTGCGGGCGCCCGATCTCGCCGATCTCGCGCGGCTCGACGATCCAGCGTTCCGCGCACTGTTCACCAGGTCGCCGGTCAAGCGCATCGGCCGCGACCGCTTCATCCGCAATGTGCTGGTTGCGATCGGCAATTCCGGTGACGCCGGCCTCGCCGGCGAAGCGCGGCGCCTGCTCGACGATGCAAGCCCGCTGGTGCGCGGCGCAGCGGTGTGGGCACTGTCGCAACTGATCGAGCGCGACGCGTTCGCGGCACTGGCGTCGCGGGCCGGCGGCGAGCCCGACATCACGGTGCAGCAGGAGTGGCGCGCGGCAGCCGCCTCTTGA
- a CDS encoding acyl-CoA thioesterase domain-containing protein, translating to MTNQPFFTRHGDGFMPTSVANGPWSPESMHGRVVIGLLGFVIEERHGSDDFVPARLTVDMFRLPNITTPVEVTTRLVRDGLRIKVVEAEFISGGTSMARASCQLLRRTENAPGNVWSPPNWQVPAPAEIPKPVDPRLGMNGKWETRPITGRMGSLGERRLWMSEVRELVAGVKMTPFVHVATGADFASPFANAGDQGLGYINSDVTIYLHRLPVTNWIGFEVVNHHATDGIAIGECWLYDEKGPIGTSTVAALAQRKPMSNPPPP from the coding sequence ATGACAAACCAGCCTTTCTTCACCCGGCACGGCGACGGCTTCATGCCGACATCGGTTGCCAACGGTCCCTGGAGCCCGGAATCGATGCACGGCCGCGTCGTGATCGGCCTGCTCGGCTTCGTCATCGAGGAGCGCCACGGCTCCGACGATTTCGTGCCCGCACGTCTGACCGTCGACATGTTCCGGCTGCCCAACATCACGACGCCGGTCGAGGTGACGACCAGGCTCGTGCGCGACGGGCTCCGCATCAAGGTGGTCGAGGCCGAGTTCATCTCCGGCGGCACCAGCATGGCGCGCGCCTCCTGCCAATTGTTGCGCCGGACGGAAAATGCGCCGGGCAATGTGTGGTCGCCGCCGAACTGGCAGGTGCCGGCGCCCGCGGAGATTCCGAAGCCGGTTGATCCGAGGCTCGGCATGAACGGCAAATGGGAGACGCGGCCGATCACCGGCCGCATGGGTTCGCTCGGCGAACGCAGGCTCTGGATGAGCGAGGTGCGGGAGCTCGTCGCCGGCGTGAAGATGACGCCGTTCGTCCATGTCGCGACCGGCGCCGATTTCGCCAGCCCCTTTGCGAACGCCGGCGACCAGGGCCTTGGCTACATCAACAGCGACGTCACGATCTACCTGCACCGTTTGCCGGTGACCAACTGGATCGGCTTCGAGGTCGTCAATCACCACGCCACCGACGGCATCGCGATCGGCGAATGCTGGCTCTATGACGAAAAGGGCCCGATCGGCACCTCGACCGTGGCGGCGCTCGCCCAGCGCAAGCCGATGAGCAACCCGCCGCCGCCGTAG
- a CDS encoding nuclear transport factor 2 family protein, whose translation MDTTTMLRAFCDAVEQRNGKAFADLFTEDGVYHDVFYGAFAGHAKIAEMIDDWFYRTATDFRWVMHDPVSDGTTLYARYTFSYRSTLPEAKGARAMFEGVAIMRLRDGRITEYHEVANTAPAFVDLNFAPERIAKIVGKQGTALKARPEMKRHLA comes from the coding sequence ATGGACACGACGACGATGCTGCGCGCGTTCTGCGACGCGGTCGAGCAGCGCAACGGCAAGGCTTTCGCTGATCTCTTCACCGAGGACGGCGTCTATCACGACGTGTTCTATGGCGCTTTCGCGGGCCATGCCAAAATCGCCGAGATGATCGACGACTGGTTCTATAGGACCGCGACCGATTTTCGCTGGGTCATGCATGATCCCGTCAGCGACGGCACGACGCTCTACGCGCGCTACACGTTCAGCTATCGCTCGACCCTGCCCGAGGCCAAGGGAGCGCGTGCGATGTTCGAAGGCGTCGCGATCATGCGCCTGCGCGACGGCAGGATCACGGAGTACCACGAGGTCGCCAACACCGCGCCGGCCTTCGTCGACCTGAACTTCGCACCGGAACGGATCGCCAAGATCGTCGGCAAGCAGGGCACGGCGCTGAAGGCGCGGCCGGAGATGAAGCGGCATTTGGCGTAA